The following are encoded in a window of Methanobrevibacter ruminantium M1 genomic DNA:
- the radA gene encoding DNA repair and recombination protein RadA, which translates to MVELEDLPNVGEKTAEKLREAGFADMMRLATATAKELSVKAEIGEGVAEKVIEAARKAEKIDFETAFDVMERRRDVGRITTGSKNVDELIGGGIETQSITEVFGEFGSGKSQISHELAVTVQLPKERGGLEGECVFIDTENTFRPERIEQIADACGIDREEALQRIHIARAFNSSHQILMAEKINELIQSGVNVRLVIVDSLMAHFRAEYVGRESLATRQQKLNQHLHALQQIANTYNVAVFLTNQVQARPDAFFGSPTKAIGGHVLGHASTYRIWLKKGLAGKRIARLVDSPHLPEGEAVFKVTTDGIVD; encoded by the coding sequence ATGGTAGAACTTGAAGACTTACCTAATGTTGGAGAAAAAACTGCAGAAAAGTTAAGAGAGGCTGGATTTGCTGATATGATGAGATTAGCTACTGCTACTGCTAAAGAATTATCTGTAAAAGCGGAAATCGGTGAAGGTGTAGCTGAAAAAGTTATTGAAGCAGCTCGTAAGGCAGAAAAGATCGATTTTGAAACTGCATTTGATGTAATGGAAAGAAGGAGAGATGTTGGCCGTATCACTACAGGGAGCAAAAACGTAGACGAATTGATCGGCGGTGGAATCGAAACCCAATCTATCACTGAAGTATTCGGTGAGTTCGGTTCAGGTAAAAGTCAAATCTCCCACGAATTAGCTGTTACAGTTCAATTGCCTAAGGAAAGAGGCGGACTTGAAGGGGAATGTGTATTCATCGATACAGAAAACACATTCAGACCAGAAAGGATTGAACAAATCGCAGATGCTTGTGGAATCGACCGTGAAGAGGCTTTACAAAGAATCCACATCGCAAGAGCTTTCAACTCCTCTCACCAAATATTGATGGCTGAAAAGATTAATGAGCTTATCCAAAGTGGAGTAAATGTAAGGCTTGTAATCGTTGACTCACTTATGGCTCACTTCAGAGCAGAATATGTAGGAAGGGAATCATTAGCAACCAGACAGCAAAAGCTTAACCAACATTTACATGCATTGCAACAAATCGCTAACACCTATAATGTTGCTGTATTCCTTACTAACCAAGTACAAGCAAGACCAGATGCTTTCTTCGGCAGCCCTACAAAAGCTATTGGTGGACACGTTTTAGGACACGCTTCAACTTACAGAATCTGGCTTAAAAAAGGTTTAGCTGGTAAAAGAATTGCTAGGCTCGTAGACAGCCCTCACTTACCTGAAGGAGAAGCAGTATTTAAGGTTACTACAGACGGAATTGTTGACTAA
- a CDS encoding AEC family transporter, whose protein sequence is MDFRIIILSIIIMILLGVLLKKIDLLKEEDVETLNNLVINICLPCLIFNALYTADVSLLPSLSILTLSTTITSLIVGVFTYILLKLFAWDNVKIWSILVTVVLGNTGFLGYPITQGIYGSEGLIRAVFCDCSTSITFVILSVILILIFDGELKVALRKIATFVPLWSIVLGILFNIFAIPITDVGTTVVGYLGDATIPLIMISLGLSLNISGLKNNLKEVSLASFIKLILYPFVALGVMALLGITGFNHTIGLIEAAMSSAMIGLVLAITYKLDPHLTSDCIFTSTLFGLVTIPLFLMFIV, encoded by the coding sequence ATGGACTTTAGAATAATTATACTCTCAATAATCATAATGATTCTGCTTGGAGTGCTTCTTAAAAAAATAGACCTTCTAAAAGAAGAAGATGTCGAAACACTCAATAATTTAGTAATCAATATATGTCTACCTTGTCTAATTTTCAATGCTTTATACACTGCTGATGTTTCCTTGCTTCCATCTTTGAGTATTTTAACACTTTCCACTACTATCACTAGTTTAATCGTAGGAGTATTCACTTATATTCTACTTAAATTATTTGCTTGGGATAATGTTAAAATATGGAGCATACTTGTAACAGTGGTCTTGGGAAATACAGGGTTTTTAGGCTATCCGATTACACAGGGGATCTATGGCAGCGAAGGCCTTATACGTGCAGTCTTCTGTGACTGCTCCACCTCAATCACATTTGTAATATTGAGCGTTATCCTGATATTGATTTTTGATGGTGAATTGAAGGTGGCTTTAAGAAAGATAGCTACTTTTGTTCCATTATGGTCTATCGTTTTAGGAATTCTCTTTAATATATTCGCCATTCCGATAACAGATGTCGGAACTACTGTAGTTGGTTATTTGGGTGATGCCACTATCCCTCTTATTATGATCTCTTTAGGCTTGTCCTTGAATATAAGCGGGCTTAAGAACAATCTTAAGGAAGTGAGTCTTGCCTCATTCATTAAGCTTATATTATATCCCTTTGTGGCTTTAGGGGTTATGGCCTTGCTTGGAATCACTGGATTCAATCATACAATCGGACTTATTGAAGCGGCTATGTCATCAGCTATGATTGGGCTTGTTTTAGCCATAACTTATAAGTTGGATCCTCATTTGACTTCAGATTGTATTTTTACTTCGACTTTGTTTGGCTTAGTGACTATTCCTTTGTTTTTAATGTTTATAGTTTAA
- a CDS encoding CoB--CoM heterodisulfide reductase iron-sulfur subunit A family protein: MAEEINNEEIRVGVYVCHCGVNVGGVVNCPEVAAYAETLPNVVIAKDYKYMCSDPGQSLIQEDIKEHNLNRIVVAACSPRLHEPTFRRCVEEAGLNKFLFEFANLREQDSWVHMTQPEEATAKAKDLTRMAVAKARLLEPLEASKVAVDKKCLVIGGGVAGIQSALDLADMGFKTYMVERNPTIGGRMGQLDKTFPTLDCSMCILAPKMVDTSKHENIELITYAEVKEVDGYIGNFTVTVEKKPRYVKEDDCTGCGQCQEVCPIEIPNYYDEGVGMVKAAYIPFPQAVPLCATIDKNYCIDCGLCETVCGPDAIDRDMEPEEIELHVGTIIAATGYDPYDPTEKYEYGYGRYTNVITAMEIERMINASGPTGGHVQKPSDGKEPKRVAFIHCVGSRDEQIGKSYCSRVCCMYSMKNAQLCIDHEPDTEVTCYYMDIRSFGKGFEEFYKTSQEKYGIEFIRGRPAEILENDDLTLTVRAEDTLLGKVTEYTYDLVVLSVGLEPPKGSNELRQTLGLSRTTDGFYMEAHPKLRPVDTLTDGVYIAGVAQGPKDIPDAVAQGSAAASRASIPMAKGEVEIEPITADTDTTVCGACEVCVELCPFGAVSIEGEGADKHAAINVALCKGCGTCVGACPSGAMNQNHFKTEQIMAQIAAALEDVAK; encoded by the coding sequence ATGGCAGAAGAAATAAACAACGAAGAAATTAGAGTGGGAGTATATGTTTGCCACTGTGGTGTAAACGTTGGTGGAGTCGTAAACTGTCCTGAAGTAGCAGCTTACGCAGAAACTTTACCTAACGTAGTTATTGCAAAAGATTACAAATACATGTGTTCAGACCCTGGTCAAAGTCTTATCCAAGAAGACATCAAAGAACACAACTTAAACAGAATTGTAGTAGCAGCATGTTCTCCTAGACTTCACGAACCTACCTTCAGAAGATGTGTAGAAGAAGCAGGATTAAACAAATTCTTATTTGAATTCGCTAACTTAAGAGAACAAGACTCTTGGGTACACATGACCCAACCTGAAGAAGCAACTGCAAAAGCTAAAGACTTAACTCGTATGGCTGTTGCAAAAGCAAGATTATTAGAACCTCTTGAAGCTTCTAAAGTAGCAGTAGACAAAAAATGTCTCGTTATTGGTGGTGGAGTAGCAGGTATTCAATCTGCATTAGACTTAGCTGATATGGGATTCAAAACCTACATGGTAGAAAGAAACCCAACTATCGGTGGAAGAATGGGTCAATTAGACAAAACCTTCCCTACCTTAGACTGTTCCATGTGTATTCTCGCACCTAAGATGGTAGACACATCCAAACACGAAAACATTGAATTAATTACTTATGCTGAAGTTAAAGAAGTAGACGGATACATCGGAAACTTCACTGTAACCGTAGAAAAGAAACCTAGATACGTCAAAGAGGATGACTGTACCGGATGTGGACAATGTCAAGAAGTATGTCCTATCGAAATACCAAACTACTACGACGAAGGTGTAGGTATGGTAAAAGCTGCATACATCCCATTCCCACAAGCAGTACCTCTCTGTGCAACCATTGACAAAAACTACTGTATTGACTGTGGTCTTTGTGAAACCGTATGTGGTCCAGATGCAATTGACCGTGACATGGAACCAGAAGAAATCGAACTCCACGTCGGTACCATCATTGCAGCAACCGGTTACGACCCATATGACCCAACCGAAAAATACGAATACGGTTACGGCAGATACACTAACGTAATTACCGCTATGGAAATCGAAAGGATGATCAACGCATCCGGTCCTACCGGTGGTCACGTACAAAAACCATCTGACGGTAAAGAACCTAAACGTGTAGCATTCATCCACTGTGTCGGTTCAAGAGACGAACAAATCGGTAAATCCTACTGTTCCAGAGTATGTTGTATGTACTCCATGAAAAACGCTCAATTATGTATTGACCACGAACCTGACACTGAAGTAACCTGTTACTACATGGATATCCGTTCATTCGGTAAAGGATTCGAAGAGTTCTACAAAACTTCCCAAGAAAAATACGGTATTGAATTCATCAGAGGACGTCCTGCAGAAATCCTCGAAAACGATGACTTAACCTTAACCGTAAGAGCAGAAGACACATTACTCGGAAAAGTAACTGAATACACCTACGACTTAGTTGTATTATCTGTTGGATTAGAACCTCCAAAAGGATCCAACGAACTCAGACAAACCTTAGGTTTATCCAGAACTACCGACGGATTCTACATGGAAGCTCACCCAAAACTCAGACCTGTTGACACCTTAACTGACGGTGTTTACATTGCTGGTGTAGCACAAGGTCCTAAGGATATTCCTGACGCAGTAGCACAAGGTTCAGCTGCAGCATCAAGAGCATCTATCCCAATGGCTAAAGGTGAAGTAGAAATCGAACCTATTACTGCTGACACTGATACCACCGTTTGTGGTGCATGTGAAGTATGTGTAGAATTATGTCCATTCGGTGCTGTAAGTATTGAAGGTGAAGGCGCTGACAAACACGCAGCTATTAACGTTGCTTTATGTAAAGGATGCGGTACCTGTGTAGGTGCATGTCCATCCGGTGCTATGAACCAAAACCACTTCAAGACCGAACAAATTATGGCACAAATTGCAGCTGCTCTTGAAGACGTTGCAAAATAG
- a CDS encoding transposase, giving the protein MVKRIPDEEQIKLGIRTLDFNIPEDHISRFVVDFIDEYYPLLGIKENKKKKGRDSFPVKEMLKLLIYAKIEHIDSMRFLADMVKYHDVYKFVGNGICPSERSLQRYREKYGKYYNELLKATLKKASDVDYTDFNEVSIDGTIKKAYNSKNKVITEKETEILTRYFEGGRVSQEELDKLHKPAREILENKKISNQEKLYLLDDIKTQFTLSGQKSVPVTDIEARWMKSKKGNSQISYNIQSAVDYDTKMICAINVVQAPTDHYQLPKIVDKAINNTNVIPRFVLADTIYLNEESLSYLADNQINGVIPDRKQSKEKIGRLNKNPYHKDHFKYFPEIDAFECPEGQIMYFFNKYTEKNDDLDKPDKIKRLYSNYGACKACNCRENCLSSTQTHRTITEYGGSLKKAMWEKMETEEYKEEYAKRSSVEGPFGILKEQFHIESEVVIGKTKTEERILLDAVAYNLIRLFNLEQEIKNDKEDIVDFCEKISVQEKLEVRATIF; this is encoded by the coding sequence ATGGTTAAAAGAATTCCTGATGAAGAACAAATAAAATTAGGCATTAGAACTTTAGATTTTAACATTCCAGAGGATCATATTTCTCGTTTTGTTGTGGATTTCATTGACGAATATTATCCTCTTTTAGGAATCAAAGAAAATAAAAAGAAGAAAGGGCGTGACAGTTTTCCTGTGAAAGAGATGTTAAAATTGCTTATTTATGCTAAAATCGAGCATATTGATAGTATGAGATTCTTAGCAGACATGGTAAAATATCATGACGTATATAAATTCGTTGGAAATGGAATTTGTCCTTCAGAACGATCATTACAACGATACAGAGAAAAATACGGCAAATATTACAATGAATTGTTAAAAGCAACCTTAAAAAAAGCTTCAGATGTGGATTACACTGATTTCAACGAAGTTTCCATTGACGGAACCATCAAAAAAGCATACAATTCAAAAAATAAAGTGATCACAGAAAAAGAAACTGAAATATTAACCCGTTACTTCGAAGGAGGCCGTGTAAGTCAGGAAGAGCTAGATAAACTCCATAAACCGGCCCGAGAGATTCTTGAAAATAAAAAAATCAGCAACCAAGAAAAATTATACCTCTTGGATGACATTAAAACACAATTCACACTGTCTGGTCAAAAATCAGTGCCAGTAACCGACATAGAAGCACGTTGGATGAAAAGCAAGAAAGGAAACTCACAAATAAGCTATAATATCCAATCTGCAGTCGATTACGATACAAAAATGATTTGTGCAATAAACGTCGTACAAGCCCCTACAGACCATTACCAATTGCCAAAAATCGTAGATAAGGCAATAAACAACACAAACGTAATACCAAGATTCGTATTGGCAGATACAATCTATCTGAATGAAGAAAGCTTATCATATCTTGCAGATAATCAAATAAATGGAGTTATACCAGATAGAAAGCAATCCAAGGAAAAAATCGGAAGATTGAACAAGAACCCATATCACAAGGATCACTTCAAATACTTCCCTGAAATTGATGCATTTGAATGTCCAGAAGGCCAAATAATGTATTTTTTCAACAAATACACTGAAAAAAATGATGATTTGGACAAGCCAGACAAAATTAAGCGTTTATATTCCAATTATGGTGCTTGTAAGGCTTGCAATTGCCGTGAAAACTGCCTTTCATCCACCCAAACCCACAGAACAATCACCGAATATGGCGGAAGTTTAAAGAAAGCAATGTGGGAAAAAATGGAAACAGAGGAATATAAGGAAGAATATGCAAAAAGGTCATCTGTCGAAGGACCTTTTGGCATTTTAAAGGAACAATTCCATATAGAAAGCGAAGTAGTGATAGGAAAAACAAAGACAGAAGAAAGAATACTATTAGATGCCGTGGCTTATAATTTAATACGATTATTTAACTTAGAACAAGAAATAAAAAATGATAAAGAAGATATAGTTGATTTCTGTGAGAAAATTTCTGTCCAAGAGAAATTAGAGGTCAGAGCAACCATATTTTAA
- a CDS encoding ARPP-1 family domain-containing protein, translating into MKISLNNVSLDIDLKNSQKFKNMEVIPIEALSAGKKEFITLKAGIQEGYVKISECESSTVNTVMAQNKSSTPLVLIDGEEVIGAMQNRIMNRSLIVPGNTTMPISVSCTEHGRWHTRGNSPKAREFSHSDFFADYETRHRKSETLYNNSDCQSEVWASISDLEIKNSYRSPTSALNDSYVHHRPRLNEYLKHFSMLYNQIGAIFIINGQIKGLELFYNPFLCSQYYDKILKSYIMNAITNYYSNCSSNSSNIDVGAFLADLSDSKLNHSPNQGLGQHIKFSNNHGTGSALINDGEFVHLNYFKTKYDVSYKKQRKNVRTFGSFDDLLSKMDE; encoded by the coding sequence ATGAAAATTAGTTTAAATAATGTATCTTTAGATATTGACTTAAAGAACAGTCAAAAATTTAAAAATATGGAGGTAATTCCTATTGAGGCTTTAAGCGCTGGTAAAAAGGAATTTATCACACTTAAGGCGGGCATTCAAGAAGGGTATGTGAAGATTTCCGAATGTGAAAGCAGCACAGTAAATACTGTCATGGCTCAAAACAAGTCTTCCACTCCACTTGTTTTAATAGATGGCGAGGAAGTAATTGGCGCTATGCAAAATAGAATAATGAACAGGTCTTTAATTGTTCCTGGAAATACCACTATGCCTATTTCAGTAAGCTGTACAGAACATGGAAGATGGCATACTCGTGGAAACAGTCCTAAAGCAAGGGAATTTTCTCATTCTGACTTCTTTGCAGACTATGAAACACGTCATCGTAAGTCTGAAACCTTATATAATAATTCTGACTGCCAGTCTGAAGTATGGGCTTCAATCAGCGACCTTGAAATTAAGAATTCCTACAGATCTCCAACAAGTGCATTGAATGATAGCTATGTCCATCACAGGCCAAGACTTAATGAATATTTAAAACATTTCAGCATGCTTTACAATCAAATTGGAGCTATATTCATAATCAATGGCCAAATCAAAGGATTGGAATTGTTCTATAATCCTTTCCTCTGTTCCCAGTACTATGACAAGATTCTTAAAAGCTATATCATGAATGCTATTACTAATTACTACAGTAATTGTAGTTCAAATAGTTCAAATATTGATGTAGGGGCATTTTTGGCAGATTTAAGCGACTCCAAATTAAACCACTCTCCTAATCAAGGTCTTGGTCAACACATTAAGTTTTCAAACAATCATGGGACCGGCTCTGCATTGATTAATGATGGGGAATTCGTTCACTTGAATTACTTTAAAACCAAATATGATGTTTCTTACAAGAAGCAGAGAAAAAATGTCAGAACTTTTGGTTCCTTCGATGACTTATTGAGTAAAATGGATGAATAA